TCGAGCCCGGGATCCTGGCGATCGCGAACTCGTGCGGCTCGCGGACGTCGAGCAGGAACAGCGGCTCCCCCGCCTCGCGCCGTTCGTGGAACGCCTCGACCGTGAGGGTCGCCGGCGTCGGCTCCGTCTCGCAGCTCGCGACCTCGTCCCTGGGCTCCCGGATCGTGGGGCGCTCGCCGCACACCGGGCAGTTCGGGTCCTTGCGGACGGCGATCTCGCGGAAGACGAACCCGAGGGCGTCGAACAGCACCAGCCGGCCGACCAGGGAATCCCCCTTCCCGAGCACGAGCTTGATCGCCTCGAGGGCCTGCAACGAGCCGACGATCCCGGGGAGGACCCCGAGCACGCCTCCTTCCGCGCACGACGGGACCATCCCCGGGGGCGGCGGCTCGGGGAACAGGCACCGGTAGCAGGGGCCGCGGCTCGCGTCGAAGACGCTCACCTGCCCGTCGAACCGGAAGATGCTCGCGTAGACGTTGGGCTTCCCCGCGATCACGCAGGCGTCGTTGACGAGGTAACGGGTCGGGAAGTTGTCGGTCCCGTCCGCGACGACGTCGTAGCCGCCGATGACGTCCATCACATTGTCGGCCGACAGGCGCAGCGCGTGCGGCACGATGCGGATCGAAGGGTTGATGCCGTGCAGCCGCTCGGTCGCCGCCT
This Candidatus Polarisedimenticolaceae bacterium DNA region includes the following protein-coding sequences:
- the moeB gene encoding molybdopterin-synthase adenylyltransferase MoeB gives rise to the protein MTLSRDEILRYSRHLLLPEVTLEGQERLKRARVLCVGAGGLGSPLTLYLAAAGVGTIGIVEFDDVDLTNLQRQILYATSDVGRPKLEAATERLHGINPSIRIVPHALRLSADNVMDVIGGYDVVADGTDNFPTRYLVNDACVIAGKPNVYASIFRFDGQVSVFDASRGPCYRCLFPEPPPPGMVPSCAEGGVLGVLPGIVGSLQALEAIKLVLGKGDSLVGRLVLFDALGFVFREIAVRKDPNCPVCGERPTIREPRDEVASCETEPTPATLTVEAFHERREAGEPLFLLDVREPHEFAIARIPGSTLVPLRELPARLHELDSARTCVVTCHHGPRAFHAAEMLRRAGFTRVSVLVGGVDAWAKAIDPSMPRY